In Trichocoleus sp. FACHB-46, the following proteins share a genomic window:
- a CDS encoding PAS domain S-box protein, whose translation MTSNQQPRWYQFLAKSAASDELPPPNLGDKYQVFSTSSHLTRGEGQPYRSFYQQSSSIQLNLDATGTIATVNLLGAACLGYSVQELIGNSVFTLFHPDDRDFLRIKLNEYLQNVISLQAGAKTEMTQCQYWELRQVCKDGRVIWVKAFVQPDAFMQPSLEPTTNLNDSCPSNSPVTTVRLLCEDITEWKQAEAGLQQERNFVAAVLDTVVNLIVVLDPQGRIVRFNRACEQMTGYTFAEVKGIPFWDVLLLPEEIAGVKAAFSQLRSGLFPNEYENYWITKAGSARLIAWSNTAIVGKEGKVEYVVGTGLDITERRQTELALQRSQQQQYQHLVDSVEGIVWEGEAESLQFSFVSPKAERILGYPLAEWLSDSQFWLHHIHPDDRAWVMATCQRETQARRNHTMEYRMIAQDGRVIWFRDMITVVPDAQPMKLRGVMLDITERRQAEIALQMSEARYRAVVEQAAEGIFLVDVETKRLLETNAACQSLLGYSAEELSTLTLYDVVAHDRADIERNIQHILAQKRYFIGERQYRRKDGSLIEVEVSAHVVSNHYWSFLCVVVHDVTAYKQAGAALEQSLALLRATLESTADGIMAIGADCQVLCANRKLVEMWGISDELMAASRGEERLQFLAAQMKDPNVFLKKIQALQTQPEAEVNDLIEFQDGRVVERYSKPQRLGNQIVGRVWSFRDITQRQQAEAALAQSEAKWRSLIQNSSDIIAILEADGTVRYQSPAVERIMGHSPQELVGRNALELIHPEDVEHVAQAFQDLVAGILPSLSIEFRFQHKDETWRFIQSTGTNLLADPSVLGIVTNSRDITERKRAERALQKQTERERLMRFIAQRIHQSLDLAEILDTTVAEVRQFLQTDRAIIFRFNPDGSGCVSVESVTEGCQPILGRVIHDRCFTPPSGPAPYPRIRAIADLDAAEVDPCYVQMLAALQVKASLVVPIMQGDQLWGLLIAHHCIAPRQWLPQEVNFLEELATQVAIAIQQSELYQQVQRLNSALESQVMERTAQLQQALNFEAMLKRITDKVRDSLDESQILQTAVQELALVLQVACCDTALYDANYTTSTICYEYTTSLPASWGRVLKMTDFPELYSQLLQGQHFQFCEIVPNPCRDRVSMLACPILDDQGAIGDLWLFRDREAAFSELEIRLVQQVTNQCAIAIRQARLYQEAQAQVRELEKLNRLKDDFLSTVSHELRTPVCNIKMAIQMLELSLNRENCLNSASGKTARYLQVLQDECNREISLVNDLLDLQRLEVGSQPLTLEIVQLQEWIQGAAQPFYDRARGREQRLRLELPTRLPPILSHSSSLTRILAELLNNACKYTPPGEEIVVSAHPASGRIQLKVTNFGVEIPAAELPHIFEKFYRVPSTDPWKQGGTGLGLALVQKLTEYLGGSIEVESAARQTCFTVELPLTPNDISSR comes from the coding sequence ATGACTTCTAATCAACAACCGCGTTGGTACCAGTTTTTGGCTAAATCCGCCGCTTCAGATGAGTTGCCACCGCCGAACTTAGGTGATAAGTATCAGGTATTTTCAACCAGTTCACACCTGACTCGCGGGGAAGGGCAGCCATATCGTTCGTTCTACCAACAAAGCAGCTCGATTCAGCTTAATTTAGATGCCACAGGCACAATTGCAACGGTGAACCTGCTGGGAGCAGCATGTCTGGGTTACAGCGTGCAGGAGCTAATCGGCAACTCAGTTTTTACTTTGTTCCATCCGGACGACCGAGATTTCCTCCGAATAAAGTTAAATGAGTACTTACAAAATGTCATATCTCTGCAAGCAGGGGCAAAGACAGAAATGACTCAGTGTCAATACTGGGAATTGCGCCAGGTTTGTAAGGATGGCAGGGTGATATGGGTGAAAGCTTTTGTGCAACCAGACGCTTTTATGCAACCAAGCCTTGAACCAACCACTAACCTCAACGATAGCTGCCCTAGCAATTCACCCGTAACGACAGTACGGCTATTGTGTGAAGACATTACTGAGTGGAAGCAAGCAGAGGCAGGACTTCAGCAAGAGCGCAACTTCGTGGCGGCTGTGCTTGATACTGTCGTTAACTTAATTGTGGTTTTAGATCCTCAGGGACGTATCGTTCGCTTCAATCGTGCCTGTGAGCAAATGACTGGATACACGTTTGCAGAAGTCAAAGGCATTCCTTTCTGGGATGTTCTGCTTTTGCCAGAGGAGATTGCAGGTGTCAAAGCTGCATTTAGCCAATTACGGTCAGGATTATTTCCCAACGAGTATGAAAACTATTGGATCACAAAAGCAGGCTCCGCTCGCTTAATTGCTTGGTCTAACACAGCTATTGTAGGTAAAGAAGGCAAAGTCGAATACGTCGTTGGTACTGGCCTGGATATTACAGAGCGGCGACAGACAGAATTGGCATTGCAGCGCTCGCAGCAGCAGCAATACCAACACCTCGTGGACTCAGTCGAAGGGATTGTCTGGGAAGGCGAGGCCGAGAGTCTCCAGTTCTCCTTTGTCAGCCCTAAAGCTGAGCGAATTTTGGGCTATCCGCTGGCTGAGTGGCTGAGCGATTCGCAATTTTGGCTCCATCACATTCATCCAGACGATCGCGCTTGGGTAATGGCAACTTGCCAACGAGAAACCCAAGCTCGACGCAACCACACGATGGAATACCGCATGATTGCTCAGGATGGCCGAGTCATCTGGTTTCGAGACATGATCACGGTCGTACCTGATGCTCAGCCTATGAAGTTGCGGGGCGTCATGCTCGATATTACTGAGCGGCGTCAAGCAGAAATTGCGCTGCAAATGAGCGAAGCCCGCTATCGAGCCGTAGTTGAGCAAGCAGCAGAAGGAATTTTCTTAGTCGATGTAGAAACCAAACGGTTGTTAGAAACCAACGCTGCTTGCCAAAGCTTATTGGGTTATAGCGCTGAGGAGCTATCAACCTTGACACTCTACGATGTGGTGGCTCACGATCGCGCGGACATTGAGCGAAATATTCAACACATTCTGGCTCAGAAGCGGTATTTCATCGGGGAGCGCCAATATCGTCGCAAGGATGGCTCGTTGATTGAAGTGGAAGTGAGTGCCCATGTCGTCAGCAACCACTACTGGTCATTTTTGTGTGTGGTTGTTCATGATGTTACAGCTTATAAGCAAGCAGGGGCAGCCTTAGAGCAATCCTTGGCGTTGCTACGTGCCACCTTGGAGTCTACTGCCGACGGGATCATGGCCATTGGCGCAGATTGTCAAGTGCTGTGTGCCAACCGCAAACTGGTGGAAATGTGGGGAATTTCAGATGAATTGATGGCTGCTTCGCGGGGTGAGGAGCGCTTGCAATTCTTGGCCGCTCAAATGAAAGACCCCAATGTCTTCTTAAAAAAGATCCAAGCCTTACAAACGCAACCTGAAGCGGAAGTGAATGACCTGATTGAATTTCAGGATGGCAGAGTAGTTGAGCGCTACTCTAAACCACAGCGCTTAGGCAACCAGATTGTCGGTCGAGTTTGGAGCTTCCGGGACATTACTCAGCGCCAACAAGCAGAAGCAGCCTTAGCTCAGAGTGAGGCTAAGTGGCGATCGCTGATTCAAAACAGTTCTGACATCATTGCCATTCTGGAAGCTGATGGCACGGTGCGCTACCAGAGCCCAGCGGTGGAGCGAATTATGGGCCACTCGCCTCAGGAATTAGTGGGCAGGAATGCTCTAGAACTGATTCACCCCGAAGATGTCGAACATGTAGCACAAGCCTTTCAAGATTTAGTTGCAGGCATATTGCCTTCGCTTTCGATTGAGTTTCGTTTTCAGCACAAAGATGAAACTTGGCGCTTTATCCAATCCACAGGGACCAATTTGCTCGCTGATCCCTCAGTTTTGGGAATTGTTACCAACTCACGGGACATCACTGAGCGGAAACGAGCTGAGCGGGCTTTGCAGAAGCAAACAGAGCGAGAACGGCTCATGCGCTTCATTGCCCAACGCATTCATCAGTCACTGGATCTAGCAGAAATTCTCGATACGACCGTGGCAGAAGTGCGGCAATTTCTCCAGACCGACCGAGCCATTATTTTTCGGTTTAACCCGGATGGTAGTGGATGCGTGAGTGTGGAATCCGTCACAGAGGGTTGCCAACCTATCCTCGGTCGGGTGATTCACGATCGCTGTTTTACTCCACCTAGTGGCCCTGCCCCCTATCCTCGAATCAGAGCCATTGCCGATCTAGATGCTGCCGAGGTTGACCCTTGCTATGTGCAGATGTTGGCGGCTCTGCAAGTAAAAGCCAGCTTGGTCGTGCCCATCATGCAGGGAGACCAGTTGTGGGGCTTGTTAATTGCTCATCACTGTATTGCGCCTCGGCAGTGGTTGCCTCAAGAAGTAAATTTCCTAGAAGAGTTAGCGACTCAAGTGGCGATCGCCATCCAGCAATCGGAACTCTACCAGCAAGTGCAACGGCTCAACTCGGCTCTAGAGTCTCAAGTGATGGAGCGTACCGCCCAATTGCAGCAAGCGCTCAACTTTGAGGCCATGCTGAAGCGAATTACAGATAAGGTGCGCGATAGCCTGGACGAAAGCCAGATCTTGCAAACTGCGGTGCAAGAACTAGCGCTAGTGTTGCAAGTCGCCTGCTGCGATACCGCCCTCTACGACGCTAACTATACAACCTCCACGATCTGCTATGAGTACACCACCTCGCTCCCTGCATCTTGGGGACGAGTGTTAAAAATGACAGATTTTCCCGAACTCTACAGCCAACTCCTGCAAGGACAACATTTTCAATTTTGCGAAATCGTACCGAATCCTTGCCGAGATCGAGTATCGATGTTGGCTTGCCCCATTTTGGATGACCAAGGCGCGATCGGGGATCTATGGCTGTTCCGAGATAGAGAGGCAGCCTTTAGTGAGTTAGAGATTCGCTTGGTGCAGCAAGTGACGAATCAATGCGCGATCGCCATCCGTCAAGCCCGACTCTATCAAGAAGCTCAGGCGCAAGTGCGAGAGCTAGAAAAGCTAAATCGGCTCAAAGACGACTTTCTCAGCACCGTTTCTCATGAGTTGAGAACTCCCGTTTGCAACATCAAAATGGCAATTCAGATGTTGGAGCTGAGCCTGAATCGTGAAAACTGTCTGAACTCAGCCTCTGGTAAAACCGCTCGTTACTTGCAGGTCTTGCAGGATGAGTGCAATCGAGAGATTAGCTTAGTTAATGACCTGCTGGATTTGCAGCGCTTGGAGGTGGGCAGTCAACCCTTAACTTTAGAAATTGTGCAGCTTCAAGAGTGGATTCAGGGAGCCGCCCAACCCTTTTATGACCGAGCTCGAGGGCGAGAGCAACGCTTACGGCTAGAATTACCCACTCGTCTACCCCCCATTCTTTCTCACTCCTCCAGCCTCACCCGGATTCTGGCAGAACTGTTGAACAATGCCTGTAAGTACACCCCACCCGGTGAAGAAATTGTCGTTTCTGCTCATCCAGCGTCGGGGCGGATACAGCTCAAGGTGACTAACTTTGGGGTCGAAATTCCTGCGGCGGAGTTACCTCACATTTTTGAGAAGTTCTACCGGGTGCCCAGCACAGATCCCTGGAAGCAAGGCGGAACAGGTTTAGGGCTGGCTTTAGTCCAAAAACTTACCGAATATTTGGGAGGCAGCATTGAGGTAGAGAGTGCGGCAAGACAAACCTGCTTCACTGTAGAACTGCCTCTCACTCCTAACGACATCAGTTCAAGATAA
- a CDS encoding glutathione S-transferase family protein — translation MGLGMLVKGQWMTEREQEDTQGRFLRPSTTFRHQITADGSSGFKAEPDRYHLYVCWACPWAHRTAIMRQLKGLESVITLSAVDPVMGEEGWFFSDYPGSIPDTVNQTKYLREIYLKVEPDYTGRVTVPVLWDKQTNAIVNNESREIIRMLDTEFGAIAQKETSFYPEDLRSQIDQTIDAIYQPINNGVYRAGFATQQSAYEEAVTELFDALDHWEQVLSQQRYLCGDRLTEADICMFTTLLRFDAVYYSHFKCNLRRIVDYPNLWNYLKDIYQHPEVKPTCYLDHIKLHYYKSHPKVNPTGIVPKGPIIDFDAPHDRTRFS, via the coding sequence ATGGGTTTGGGTATGTTGGTGAAAGGCCAATGGATGACAGAGCGGGAGCAAGAAGATACGCAAGGCCGCTTCTTACGGCCCTCCACAACGTTCCGCCACCAAATTACCGCCGATGGTTCGAGTGGATTTAAGGCCGAACCCGATCGCTATCATCTCTATGTTTGTTGGGCTTGTCCTTGGGCGCACCGCACTGCTATTATGCGCCAATTGAAAGGCTTAGAGTCTGTGATCACTCTCTCCGCTGTTGATCCTGTGATGGGAGAAGAAGGTTGGTTTTTTTCAGATTATCCTGGCTCTATCCCTGACACGGTGAATCAGACGAAATATTTGCGCGAGATTTATCTCAAGGTAGAACCCGATTACACCGGACGAGTTACAGTGCCTGTGTTGTGGGATAAGCAGACCAACGCTATCGTCAATAACGAGTCTCGCGAAATCATTCGCATGTTGGATACAGAGTTTGGCGCGATCGCCCAAAAAGAGACAAGCTTCTATCCCGAAGATCTGCGATCGCAAATTGACCAAACCATTGATGCTATTTACCAACCAATTAACAACGGGGTGTATCGAGCCGGGTTTGCCACTCAACAGTCAGCCTACGAAGAAGCCGTTACCGAGTTGTTTGACGCGCTCGATCATTGGGAGCAAGTATTGAGCCAGCAACGATATCTCTGCGGCGATCGCCTGACGGAAGCGGATATTTGTATGTTCACCACGCTGCTGCGGTTTGATGCTGTTTACTATAGCCATTTCAAATGCAATCTGCGTCGAATCGTAGACTATCCCAATCTGTGGAACTACCTCAAAGATATTTATCAGCATCCAGAAGTCAAACCCACTTGCTACCTAGACCACATCAAGCTGCACTACTACAAAAGCCATCCCAAAGTGAATCCTACAGGCATCGTTCCGAAAGGCCCAATTATTGATTTTGATGCCCCCCACGATCGCACTCGTTTTTCCTAG
- a CDS encoding DUF928 domain-containing protein, with protein MYRTKSYAAYTALCVALISSFAPLALPMSAIANSVRPPVKDGPGGRTSGGSRPGDCLGRNSITALIPAAQTKSLTTDRYPTLFFHVPPTTAKTAEFVLQNENKQQVYRTKLRLAAQPGIASFKLPAVVTSGLTAGKNYRWFFSVVCNEAAPDKSGNPFVMGWIKHVNPSPALVQQLRQASPRDRVALYKQSGFWYEALSTLAQLRRSYPRDAALAADWANLLGSAGLNRVAREPLVQFSTLEPIDIAQK; from the coding sequence ATGTATCGGACAAAATCGTACGCAGCCTACACGGCCCTCTGTGTAGCTCTAATCTCATCCTTCGCACCGTTGGCTCTGCCAATGTCAGCGATCGCCAATTCAGTTAGACCTCCGGTCAAAGACGGTCCAGGAGGTCGCACTTCCGGCGGTTCTCGCCCTGGAGATTGCTTGGGACGCAACTCTATTACGGCTTTGATTCCAGCTGCCCAGACTAAAAGTCTCACCACCGATCGATATCCCACGCTCTTCTTCCACGTTCCGCCGACGACTGCTAAAACGGCTGAATTTGTTTTGCAGAACGAGAACAAGCAACAGGTGTACAGAACTAAATTACGATTGGCTGCACAACCAGGCATTGCCAGCTTTAAGCTGCCAGCGGTTGTCACATCTGGGCTAACCGCAGGTAAAAACTATCGTTGGTTTTTCTCAGTAGTTTGTAATGAAGCGGCACCTGATAAATCAGGCAATCCCTTTGTGATGGGATGGATTAAACATGTGAATCCTAGTCCTGCTCTGGTGCAGCAGTTGCGGCAAGCTAGCCCACGCGATCGCGTTGCTCTGTATAAACAATCGGGGTTCTGGTACGAAGCGTTGAGCACCTTGGCTCAGTTGCGTCGCTCCTATCCTCGAGATGCGGCTTTAGCTGCCGACTGGGCTAATTTATTGGGATCTGCGGGTCTTAATCGTGTGGCTCGCGAACCCTTAGTGCAGTTCTCCACCCTCGAACCCATTGACATCGCTCAGAAGTAG
- the pip gene encoding prolyl aminopeptidase, producing the protein MAAQIRELYPAIAPYRTGSLQVSDLHTLYFEESGNPEGKPVVFLHGGPGGGSIARYRQYFDATQWRIVVFDQRGCGRSTPHADLRENTTWDLVKDIEKLRSHLGIEQWVVFGGSWGSTLSLAYSQTYPERCLGLILRGIFMLRQKELQWFYQEGASYIFPDAWEAYLQPIPPEERHDLIAAYHRRLTSPDLQVRLEAARAWSVWEASTSKLYPDPDLQARFAESDFADAFARIECHYFVNHGFFEPEDQLLQNVDQIRHIPAVIVQGRYDVVCPMISAWELHQAWPEAEFIVVSDAGHSMMEPGIRTALLEATDKFAAQLY; encoded by the coding sequence ATGGCCGCTCAAATTCGTGAACTCTATCCCGCGATCGCCCCCTATCGCACCGGAAGTCTACAAGTTTCTGATCTCCATACCCTGTATTTTGAGGAATCTGGGAACCCAGAAGGTAAGCCTGTTGTATTTCTGCATGGCGGGCCAGGGGGCGGCAGTATTGCCCGCTATCGGCAATATTTTGATGCCACACAGTGGCGAATTGTCGTCTTTGATCAACGCGGATGTGGTCGCAGCACACCTCATGCAGACCTGAGAGAGAATACCACCTGGGATCTGGTGAAGGATATCGAAAAACTGCGATCGCATTTAGGCATCGAGCAATGGGTTGTCTTCGGCGGCAGTTGGGGCAGTACGCTCTCCTTAGCTTATAGTCAAACCTATCCAGAACGCTGTCTGGGTCTAATTTTGCGCGGTATCTTTATGCTGCGCCAAAAAGAGTTGCAATGGTTTTACCAAGAGGGAGCCAGCTATATCTTTCCGGATGCTTGGGAAGCTTATCTGCAACCCATTCCCCCCGAAGAACGCCATGACTTGATTGCGGCTTATCATCGGCGCTTAACTAGTCCAGATCTACAGGTGCGTTTAGAGGCAGCTCGTGCCTGGTCGGTGTGGGAGGCAAGCACAAGTAAGCTATATCCCGATCCGGATTTGCAAGCGAGATTTGCGGAGTCTGACTTTGCGGATGCCTTTGCCCGGATTGAATGTCATTACTTTGTGAATCATGGTTTTTTTGAGCCGGAAGACCAACTCCTACAAAATGTTGATCAGATTCGTCATATCCCGGCGGTGATTGTGCAAGGTCGTTATGATGTGGTTTGCCCGATGATCTCAGCTTGGGAATTGCATCAAGCTTGGCCAGAAGCGGAGTTTATTGTCGTGTCGGACGCGGGACACTCAATGATGGAGCCCGGAATTCGTACAGCATTATTAGAAGCCACTGACAAATTTGCTGCTCAACTTTATTAA
- a CDS encoding pentapeptide repeat-containing protein, producing MSAEELMQRYAAGERDFSAIALSEAILEGADLSGVLLSGASLDGANLRRVNLSHADLSGADLNGADLTQADLSGADLRDAILDGATLEGAILDGANLSQADLKVANIVQADLSHARLSQANLSGANLEGADLSGADLAIADLHQANLHQAALEEANLSGANLADTNLEGTILEGGDSNLAT from the coding sequence ATGAGTGCTGAAGAACTGATGCAGAGATATGCAGCGGGAGAAAGAGACTTTAGTGCGATCGCGCTCAGTGAAGCAATACTAGAAGGTGCAGACCTGAGCGGTGTGTTGCTATCTGGAGCATCTTTGGATGGAGCGAATTTACGCCGAGTTAACCTCAGCCATGCCGATCTCAGTGGCGCAGACCTCAACGGCGCAGATTTGACCCAAGCAGACCTGAGCGGTGCAGATTTGAGAGATGCCATTCTTGACGGAGCTACCTTAGAAGGAGCCATTCTAGATGGCGCGAATTTAAGTCAGGCTGATCTAAAAGTTGCCAATATTGTCCAAGCAGACCTCAGCCATGCGCGGCTCAGTCAGGCAAATTTAAGTGGCGCGAATTTAGAGGGAGCCGATTTGAGTGGCGCAGACTTAGCGATTGCCGATCTTCACCAGGCCAACTTGCATCAGGCTGCTTTAGAAGAAGCCAACCTCAGTGGTGCCAATCTGGCAGACACGAATCTAGAAGGCACGATTTTGGAAGGGGGCGACAGCAATTTAGCCACTTAA
- the clpB gene encoding ATP-dependent chaperone ClpB: protein MQPTNPNQFTEKAWEAIAQTPEVVKQAQQQQIETEHLFKSLVEQEGLASSVFSKLGISVQKLRDRTEEFIKRQPKVSNSGSVYWGRSADTLLDRSEGYRKEFEDDFISIEHLLLAYTQDDRFGKALFQEFKLDTAKLRSTIEQIRGSQKVTDQNPEGKYDSLTKYGRDLTEFARQGKLDPVIGRDDEIRRTIQILSRRTKNNPVLIGEPGVGKTAIAEGLAQRIVKGDVPESLRDRKLIALDMGALIAGAKYRGEFEERLKAVLKEVTDSNGTIILFIDEIHTVVGAGATQGAMDAGNLLKPMLARGELRCIGATTLDEYRKYIEKDAALERRFQQVYIDQPTVEDTISILRGLKDRYETHHNVKISDSSLVAAATLSTRYISDRFLPDKAIDLVDEAAAKLKMESTSKPEELDEIDRKILQLEMERLSLQKESDIASRDRLDRLERELGDLKENQSRLNAQWQGEKEILDRRKALKEEIDQVNVEVQQAEREYDLNRAAELKYGKLTELQRQLDEIEAKLADTQTSGRSLLREEVTEADIAEIISKWTGIPLNKLVESEMQKLLQLEEELHKRVVGQQEAVTAVADAIQRSRAGLADPNRPTASFIFLGPTGVGKTELGKALASYLFDTEDAMVRIDMSEYMEKHSVSRLIGAPPGYVGYEEGGQLTEAIRRRPYSVILFDEIEKAHPDVFNVMLQILDDGRVTDSQGRKVDFKNTIIIMTSNIGSQFILDVAGDNSQYEEMRSRVLDAMRSNFRPEFLNRIDEIIIFHPLDRSELREIVKLQVQRLEQRLSDRKMSLKLSDSALDFLAEVGYDPVYGARPLKRAIQRELETQIAKAILRSEFTTGDTIFVDVENERLAFKRLPAELLAAQPSS, encoded by the coding sequence ATGCAACCAACCAATCCCAATCAATTTACCGAAAAAGCGTGGGAAGCGATCGCTCAGACACCTGAGGTCGTCAAGCAAGCCCAGCAGCAGCAAATCGAGACGGAGCACTTGTTCAAGTCACTGGTAGAACAAGAAGGACTCGCCAGTAGCGTCTTCAGTAAGCTGGGCATCAGCGTGCAGAAGTTGCGCGATCGCACCGAAGAATTTATTAAGCGTCAACCCAAAGTTTCCAATAGCGGTTCTGTGTACTGGGGTCGTAGTGCCGATACCTTGCTCGATCGCTCTGAAGGCTATCGCAAAGAATTTGAAGACGACTTCATTTCGATCGAACACTTGCTCTTGGCCTACACCCAAGACGACCGCTTTGGTAAAGCGCTGTTCCAAGAATTTAAACTAGACACAGCCAAGCTACGCAGCACGATTGAGCAGATTCGAGGAAGCCAGAAAGTGACCGACCAAAACCCAGAAGGGAAGTACGACTCGTTAACTAAATATGGCCGTGATCTGACAGAATTTGCTCGTCAAGGCAAGCTCGACCCTGTGATCGGTCGAGACGACGAAATCCGTCGGACGATTCAGATTTTGTCTCGCCGCACCAAAAACAACCCTGTCCTAATTGGGGAACCCGGTGTGGGTAAAACCGCGATCGCTGAAGGCCTAGCTCAGCGGATTGTGAAAGGGGACGTACCCGAATCATTGCGCGATCGCAAGCTGATTGCTCTGGATATGGGTGCTCTGATTGCGGGTGCCAAATACCGAGGTGAATTTGAAGAACGTCTCAAAGCGGTTCTGAAGGAAGTCACTGACTCCAACGGCACTATCATTCTCTTCATTGACGAAATCCACACTGTAGTGGGTGCAGGGGCGACCCAAGGCGCAATGGATGCGGGTAACTTGTTGAAGCCGATGTTGGCTCGTGGGGAACTGCGTTGTATCGGTGCCACCACCCTGGATGAGTACCGCAAGTACATCGAAAAAGATGCGGCGCTAGAGCGGCGGTTCCAACAGGTCTACATCGACCAACCGACTGTCGAAGATACCATCTCGATTCTGCGCGGCTTGAAAGACCGCTACGAAACGCACCACAACGTCAAAATTTCTGACAGTTCTCTTGTAGCTGCGGCTACACTTTCCACACGCTACATCAGCGATCGCTTCTTGCCCGACAAGGCGATCGACCTGGTAGACGAAGCTGCCGCCAAGCTGAAGATGGAAAGCACCTCCAAGCCAGAAGAACTGGACGAAATCGATCGCAAGATTTTGCAATTGGAGATGGAGCGGTTATCGCTGCAAAAAGAGAGCGATATTGCTTCTCGCGATCGCTTAGATCGACTAGAGAGAGAACTGGGCGACCTTAAAGAAAACCAAAGTCGCCTCAACGCTCAATGGCAAGGAGAAAAGGAGATCCTCGATCGCCGCAAAGCTCTGAAAGAAGAGATCGATCAGGTGAATGTGGAAGTTCAGCAAGCCGAGCGTGAGTACGACCTCAACCGAGCTGCGGAGCTGAAGTACGGCAAATTGACCGAGCTGCAACGACAACTGGATGAGATTGAGGCAAAACTGGCGGATACTCAAACCAGTGGGCGATCGCTGCTGCGTGAGGAAGTGACTGAAGCGGATATCGCGGAGATCATTTCTAAGTGGACGGGTATCCCCCTGAATAAGCTGGTTGAGTCGGAGATGCAAAAGCTTCTCCAATTGGAAGAAGAACTGCATAAGCGAGTGGTAGGTCAACAGGAAGCGGTGACAGCCGTAGCTGATGCGATTCAACGTTCTCGTGCAGGTTTGGCTGACCCCAACCGCCCAACTGCTAGCTTTATCTTCCTCGGCCCTACAGGTGTCGGTAAGACCGAACTCGGCAAAGCACTAGCTTCTTACCTGTTTGACACCGAAGACGCAATGGTGCGGATCGATATGTCGGAGTATATGGAGAAGCACTCTGTGTCTCGTCTGATCGGTGCGCCTCCGGGATATGTGGGCTATGAAGAAGGCGGTCAACTCACGGAAGCGATTCGCCGTCGGCCTTATTCGGTGATTCTGTTTGATGAGATTGAGAAAGCGCATCCGGATGTGTTTAACGTGATGTTGCAAATCCTCGATGATGGCCGTGTCACCGACTCTCAAGGTCGCAAGGTAGACTTCAAAAACACCATCATCATCATGACCAGCAACATTGGCTCCCAGTTTATCCTCGACGTGGCAGGAGATAACTCTCAGTACGAAGAGATGCGGAGCCGTGTGCTGGATGCAATGCGAAGCAACTTCCGTCCAGAGTTCCTCAATCGGATTGATGAGATCATCATCTTCCATCCACTCGATCGCAGCGAACTCCGCGAGATCGTCAAGCTGCAAGTTCAGCGGTTAGAGCAACGCCTGAGCGATCGCAAGATGTCTCTCAAGTTATCCGACAGCGCCCTCGACTTCTTAGCGGAAGTAGGATACGACCCTGTCTATGGTGCTCGTCCCCTCAAGCGAGCTATCCAACGGGAACTAGAAACCCAAATTGCTAAGGCAATTCTCCGCAGCGAGTTCACAACTGGCGACACCATCTTTGTCGATGTCGAAAACGAACGGTTAGCCTTCAAGCGCTTACCTGCCGAGTTACTAGCCGCTCAGCCTTCTAGCTAA
- a CDS encoding DUF4265 domain-containing protein, which yields MTFNQEPKLVKIVYILPEDDESAAGEGLWAYALGDQLYELQNIPVCARHLNVEDIVRCEELPGERPLIKELVRRSGNQTLRVIFSDEAPEDDCVDIIIELRQRGIQYEKPAFKCYMFNIPPDSDYEWARDFLRAKEEEGLLCFDE from the coding sequence ATGACTTTTAATCAGGAGCCTAAGCTTGTCAAAATTGTATACATTCTTCCGGAGGATGACGAAAGTGCGGCAGGAGAAGGATTATGGGCGTATGCTCTGGGAGATCAGCTCTATGAGTTACAAAATATTCCTGTCTGTGCTAGACATCTGAATGTAGAAGACATTGTTCGATGTGAGGAATTACCGGGCGAGCGTCCGCTGATTAAGGAGTTAGTGAGACGAAGTGGCAATCAAACTCTTCGTGTCATTTTTAGTGATGAAGCACCAGAGGATGACTGTGTTGATATCATTATTGAATTGAGGCAACGGGGTATCCAGTACGAGAAACCTGCCTTCAAATGCTATATGTTCAATATACCCCCCGATAGTGACTACGAATGGGCGAGAGACTTCTTGCGAGCTAAAGAAGAAGAAGGCTTACTCTGTTTCGACGAGTAG